ccaaaaataatataaaagtgtataataaagcccaataaacatctaaaacagaatataatatagcatggaacaataaaaaattatagatacgttggagacgtatcatcgaccaactcctgcctacatctagtattatgttcatgaagaacagagtaacgcattaagtaagatgacatgatgtagagaaataaactcaagcaatatgatgtaaaccccgtctttttatcctcgatggcaacaatacaatacgtgccttgctgcccctactgtcactgggaaaggacaccacaagattgaacccaaagttaagcatttctcccattgcaagaaaaaccaatctagttggccaaaccaaatcgatagtgtgaagagacttgcaaagatatcaaatcatgcatataagaattcagaggagattcaaatattattcatagataagctgatcataaatccacaattcatcgaatctcgacaaacacaccgcaaaaaagtattacatcaaatagatctccaagaacatcgaggagaacatggtattgagaatcaaagagagagagagaagaagccatctagctactagctatggacccgtaggtctgtggtaaactactcacgcttcatcgaaagggcaatggtgttgatgtagaagccctccgtgatcgaatccccctccagcaggacgccgaaaaggcccctagatgggatctcacaggtacagaaggttgcggcggtggaaaagtgttttcgtggctctctTTGTTGGTTTTGGggtatatgagaatatataggcggaagaaataggtcggtggagtcacgaggggccctcaagggtgggggcgcgccctccgtccttgtggccgcctcgtggcttctctgacatgcactccaagtcctctggatgtcttctggtccaagaaaaatcatcgcgaaagtttcattacgtttggactccgtttggtattccttttctgcgaaactctaaaacaaggaaaaaacagaaactggcactgggctctaggttaacaggttagtcccaaaaataatataaaatagcatattaatgcatataaaacatccaaagcagataatataatagcatggaacaatcaaaaattatagatacgttggagacgtatcagtagggCGCGCCGTGGACCCTTGTGGTCACCTCGTAAggcagttggtgcccttctttcgccgcaagaaagctaatatccggataaaaatcgtgttaaaattttagcccaattggagtaacggatctccgggaatttaagaaacggtgaaagggcggaatctgggagcgcagaaacagaaggaaacagagagagagagagagagagagagagagatccaatctcggaggggctcccgcccctcctccgccatggaggccatggaccagaggggaaacccttctcctatctaggggggaggtcaaggaagaagaaggaggggggctctctccccctctctcccggtggcgccggaacgccgccggggccatcatcgtgatgGCGATCcacaccaacaacttcgccgccgtcatcaccTACTCTCTCCCtataacatcccaaaattctaaattttggaatgttataataaacagatagattgggctgattgtttgattgattgactgaaagtgagtggaattcgaaatcttttgaaagttaaatgagagggaataaaaggactttcccaaactttcattttgcttttatggtctccatgaattcaaattcttttcatcacaaaaccctggagagaagatgacatgacttcttccatttatttaaatgaaagggggtgttgaaaatatttgaaaatatttttccaattctgaaaccttatgcaactcaatgattttcacgagagaagataaaatgacttcttcaaaacaaatgaaatatgagttgggagtttcaaaggatttattcaaagtcccattgcaattatttttcaatattggagttatttgagttttattcaaattatttttctccaaaaataaaatatacagaaaatagggtaacatgattccctacatcagaaaattggagaaaaataaatttgaaatcattttggtatttttaaaatgatttttattggattttattaaggcagtagcactgttggatttattaaaatttgtgaggattttatttgacttcacaaaaatgttcacgttgtaggaaatctttttctgaaaattttgatatattatatgcctatataatattttctttttcttttgtttttattatttctttctctgtttaaaaaaaaaccctccgccgaactgggccggcccagcacccagccaggccacggcccagcccgACGCCCGCGCGTCCCCGACCTCCCGGGCGGGACTCCGCCTCCcgcacgccgccgcgccgccatggccgccgtccccgcctcggactcctctgcccccttccccacgcctcctcctcgccccccTCTTAAATAGCTCCGCCccgacccctctctctctcctcctccccgccgcaaccgccgctctcgccggagcccgccccgacgagatccgccgccgccgccgcgcttcgTCCCGTCGCCGAGGACCGCCGACGacgtcgccttcctcctcgccgcgacgcgccgcccctccccgaccTCTCCGTTGCCCTCCTCGACGACCGGAgccacctcgccgccctcgccggagccccgcgccatctcgccggaaccgccgccgccgccggaccgccgcgaaccggtataaaccgtgaaccgccccgatttattttttttattcgtttcggttttgttaaaaaaaaaccCTGGACTAGATCTTTTTTTTAGGTTTTTCTAAACAAcgaacgtccactgtttagaACTAGTTAACGCACGTTCActatttagtttttttctttttctgttattttcggccagggacctagtagcaatttgtttttcttacataaTAGCCCCTAGTTTTCAAACACTCATAACTTTTCacccgtttgtccaaatccaacgaaaccaacgcccacttcctcgttatgatctcctctatccagtaaaataacttaaacatgtttttgaaagttttaaaatttgaattcaaactgatttgtattcaaacttcttttgatcataacttgagtttcgtagccccgtttgagttgattctttttgcaaatcgaagctcttgacctaaactttctgataaggccaaactcacataattttggtactgttggaaattgttttatgttgcaagagttattcgcttggttttgatgtttttacgaagtgtcttcttcgttcttctcgattttctgagtgattgcttatgtgtggttactattgcttgcttgcgatagattgaccggagtgtgacgagtagatctatcaagagttttgagtgcgaatcatcttcatcaacattgcaggcaagttcacactttgatcatactttccatacctagttttattgcattagatcttttcctcaaacaattgcatggttaggatctaattaaattgtgggaactgggaagtagttgaggtagtacctattacctgttttattttatcaaacccttgggagttacttctacgttgctattatattgccatgctatgctcgtagacgtggattgggtttgagtgatattcatgacagatgtgagatgtttattaatggttcaacttaaggtggcaactaaaactcacatctgggtggattgaggcacctggagaacccagtgttgtctgtatgtataaggtccgccacccaggctcaaagggatcataagattattcatgctagaaacttccgtgtgcagccacaagctattatgggctctagcatagctgagtaggttacaggatctcttgaagaggtggactagcagatgtaggggaaagtaggtgtaccggtccatccagagtaaagagtgattgtttctgaaagactgtgtctcggtcatccgtttctcaaacatcatgcagtgcgagaatcaagcggaggcgatcgagtcttgtggggaaaagtgcgcaaacctctgcagagtgtacaaactaatcatgattagccgtgtccccggttacggacatcttgagtatctagttcttggattatcccgttgatctcatcatgttacttttaattaattttgctgggttaatgatgacacttaattgggattgagttggaggtaccttctcaatgtttcacaaccaccatgatagttaaataaaatttattcctttgaagtagggaaaaattggattttcgcaaaaacattataaccatagagcttttccaccagccatatatgcatgtagtgatagcctttgttcatcgtttctctatggtgtgaatttgccagtacattcaatgtactgacccgttttcgggctgcaacgtttcatgttgcaggatatcttacgacgagtaagtgatacgttagggttacgatttctacactcaactttgccgttggtgttgatgggaatccacaaccttgttacttccgctatttggattgaggtaatagtatttacgttattctatacatgtgatttacctctgttataaatcctcgagtactgtgtgtgtcagcataccgatccagggatgacatttaagcacagagacttgatccattcgggtcgggtcgctacactccccctctatgcagcggtgtaacacctcttctccccgctgcaatctctacttaaacatggcgctcaacgctatatattatttcccaatgatgtatggctatcctatgatgtttgagtagatctgttttgtcctatgggttgattgatgatcgcgattggtttgagttgcatgttttattattggtgctgtcctatgtgaaagtgcgttaagtcgactagaggggggtgaataggcgatttttacaaattcttcactgaggaatttcaaggtgaggaaattcctaagaaACGAATTacttagcagcggaataagtactcagatgcatgcATAACAGAACagtagcacagtcatcatgatggaATGAAACATACACAGAGCACAAGTAGCGCGTAAACAGGATAAGCAGGATAAGCAGGAGAGcactatggtgctctccgtgtcgcgcaagcgtgagggatctccgcggtagggtttgcaatatgttcgtggtttgcttattgtctgtgttgcgtgagtgatagaaacacaaacacgaataagtgggttatggcgtatgggaataaagaggacttgatactttaatgctatggttgggttttaccttaatgatctttagtagttacggatgtttgctagagttccaatcataagtgcatatgatcctagaagagaaagtatgttagcttatgcctctccctcatataaaattgcaataatgattaccggtctagttatcgattgcctagggacaaataactttctcatgacaaaaagctctctactaaaactaacttagttgtttctttatctaaacagcccctagcttctatttacgtgctctttattatctttcAAACCTATCtctcacacctacaaagtacttctagtttcatacttgttctacgtaaagtgaatgttaagcgtgcgtagagttgtatcggtggtcgatagaacttgagggaatatttgttccaCCTTTAGCTtatcgttgggttcgacactcttacttatcgagaaaggctacaactgatcccctatacttgtgggttatcagcgagCCATGGCGCGAGAGCCTCGCGAGCTCGCCACACTCGCGCCCCGCCAAGCCGAGCACCAACCCCCGCCTGATCGATACACCCGCGTCGCTCGATCCTACGCGAAAGGGACCAACAGCCCCGCTGCCGCCGATGCTGCACGGGCTTTGCCCGGCTGCGCACACCGGTGGCGGCGAGGGGAGTCGCTGCGGTGGTGAGCTCCCGGGGGCGCGCTAGGTTTTCCTCTCCCGAGCCACCCGCGGGAGCGGCGCGAGAGAGGCCGCTCTTTCAGGTATTGAAAACATGTTTTCCAATTTTAATTTATCCAGGATTTGCTAGAGACACCTCCAAAGCAGCATTTCACCAAAACATGCTAGCTAGCCAAAGCAACTTCCGCCAAACAGCCAAACACTAATCATGTTGTTCACACAAGTAGCAGCTTTGTTCATACAAGTAGCAGGTTTCGTCAAACATGTCTTTCTCCTTCCACCATCCTGCGCCAACAGGGAGGAGAGAGGGGTACGTGGTGGATTTTGATTGGTCAGGCAAATGTTCAAACTCGCACAAACCCTCGtcgggtttgcttttggttcgtGAGAATTCAGACATGTGGACTGATCCAAGAACGATAAGGCATCACGTTGGATGGTAAAAATGGTCTGGACACGTCGGTCTGGTCGTTTGGGGGTGTTTTGTGGAAGGACGTTGAAGCCTATTTTTTTATTAAGTTGCAACATTCATCGCAGTATATGTAATATCAGGTAAAACAGACGGTCACAGATGGCATCCAGCATCTAAAGAGGTTGAAGCTTTAGTAAAAATATGAGTTTCGACCTTGAATTCCCGCTTCTCGTACTTCACCTTCGCCACCCCGAACAATATAATCTTCAACTTAATATCATCAATGATAAACCTAGCTATCCCTCATATATATAGGCTTGCTCAATATGCTTggccctaaccctaaaccctgaaATCATATGCTCCACCGGTTCTTCAAGCAAAGCCCATACATACTTTGCCATGGGACAATCAACCAGAGAATGTGGTGCCATGTGTCCTCAGTGGCAGAGACAGGGGTGCTAGCATCACAGATTTAAGCCTAGTATAAACATAGTGAAATTTTTTCTGCTAAAATGGGGTTTTTCGATGGAGTGGTCCTTCCCAACAAGGTTTAACAATACTCGTCCCCCCCCCCCACCTTCCTCGGCCGATTTTCTGGCTCCGGCACTATGTGTCCTCCACCCCGTTAGATATTTGAATCAGCCATATGACCATGCATGCGCACTTCACCTGTGGGGATGTAATCTCATACCAAACCCCAGACCAAGTTAGTGGACTTCCAAAGCTTGCACCACCATTTCTTGATTGCATGCACTCtctctgtttctaaatataagtctttttaaagatttcaaTACGGGCTACATACGAATGTAGATTTTAGAGTGTAGATCCACTCATTTTGCTGCAGCAGTAAtgcatattgaaatctctaaaaaaacttatatttagaaacggagggagtacatccgAAGCTCCTACCCTTCCCTCAAGCCAATCGAGCCTTCTGCGTTTCGAGTCAACCAAACATTTTATCAGTTGACTGGACTGAAAAAATCCATCCGATCATAGTGTCATGCCCAAAAATCTTCCCTGTCGACCAAACTCAGTGGGATATTCAGCACCACATGTGCATCTATAGCCTGCATGTGCTCCATTACTAACTCCCTACTCCAACTCCTGACAATATGAGTAATAAGCCCCGCCAGTTGCTTTGGGGGATCGACCGAACGGGGTGCACAACTCTTAAAGCAActcaacgcgccgacccaaacgaacGGCGATTTTGTTCGTTTGAATCACTGTCCACTTGGTATCCGTCCTGTTTAAGATTTGGGTCGGCAGTGTGCCCGACACGCCGACCCATATTCACCCGTGGCCAGCTTGTCGTAGCTTTTGAACAAATATACACACATTTTTACGTAGATTCACAAGCAAACAAAAATAGCATAGTTTTCAGAAACAAATAAATTTAGCATAGTTTACAAGCCGAATAAAATTAAATTGTCTCAACTACATTTAAAAAAAAGATACATCTCTTTAGTGGCGGAGCTTGGGCTGAAATCTACGGGGCAATGGGCTGGGGGAGGGGGCAAACAATATGTGTTTTGGGCTGATTTTGCTTGAGATATGGGCCAAATACTAAGGGGTATTCCAGAAAAATTTCATGGGCTGGGGGGGGGCAACGGCCCAGCTTAACCCCTGAGAAGCTCCGCCACtgcatctattggttgccaacatgagcccacatatgctcaaccaaTCATTTTGCAGCTGCATGTGAGTTTCCTAATCACGCATTTCATGATGAAATTGGGTGAACTATGCAAACGTTGCTGCTCCTACTCCATGCTCAGCcacaacattctcaccctgaaGTTGAAACCCTTGATCATAGATACGTGCCGGACGCTCATCCTCgacgatcatattgtgcatgatcacacacgcagtcatcacctcccacaactTTTTGGTGCTCCAAGTTCTAGCAGTATACCGAACAATGCCCCATCGAAATTGCAAAGcaccaaaggcacgctcgacatccttcctagcactctcttgctcttgggcatttttttcttttctccgACAAGGTTGGGGATTGTCTTCATGATAGTGGTCCACTCAGGATAGATATCGTCACCTAGGTAGTATCCTTTGTCGCAGTTGTGGTCGTTGATGTTAACATTCACCGGCGGGTtgttgccttcggcaagccttgcaaacaccggcgagcgttgaagcacgttgatatcattgtgtgatccGGCCATGCCGAAGAAAGAGTGCCAGGTCCAGAGATCTTGTGAGGCCACGGCCTCaagtatgacagtgcaagccctgaCATGGCCCTTATACTACCATTGTCAAGCAGAagggcagttcttccactcccaaTGCATGTAGTCTATGCTGTCAAGCATCCCTGGGAAGCCCCTGCtggcattcatcgccaacaaGCAGGTTGTATCTGCAACAGTCGGTTCTCTtaagtactcagggccaaacacgGCAACCACAGCCTTCCAGAACTTGTACATGGACTCTAGGCACGTAGACTCGCTCATACGGACATACTCGTCAATGAGATCACCGGGCACTCCATATGCAAGCATCCGGATGGCTGCAGCGTATTTCTGATAAGATGAGAAGCCAATCTTTCCATGGGCATCCTCTTTGCACTTGAAATAATTATCGTATCCGACCACCCCCTCTCTAATACGGTTGAAAACATGCCTAGCCATACGGAAATGCCGCCGAAATTTCTGATGTTTGAACAGTGGGTTGGTTGTGGCCAAGTAGTCCTTCCATAGAAGCAAATGGCTGCTCTCTCGGTTGCGATTCAACGCCGGAATGTGCCCCGGGATCGAGCCCCAGAACAACGGTCGCTGCCTATTAAGGTGGTCATGGACCAACACAGCAGCCGGCATCTCCTCATCATCGGATGAGGAATCGTCGGAGTCGCTCAGAAAATTGTGGAAAAAGAACTCGTCGGCGGAGTACATTTGTACCTTGAGGCAAACTGTCGAACAACTTGCGGGCGTCGACGAAGGAGCTGGCCGGCGAAGAGACGCGCGCCTCCCCTGGACCAGTTGGCTGGCCTGGCGGCGTCAGCGGGGCGGTGTCGGACGAAGGAGCTGGTCGGGGCCGCAGGGGGCGACTTCGTGCTCGCGGCGACGTCggagagggggagggggagctgcGGTGGCCCGGCGGCGAGGCGGTGCGGCAACGTGGGTGGCGGTGGCGTGGGAGGTGTGGAGGCACGGACTACTGGTAGAGACACCGGAACTGGGCGGCGGCGGTGACAGGCGATGGGGCGGGGCAGAGGATGGCCAATGTGCCACCGACTAGCGGCCAGGGGAGGAGTAGGCGAGCGTCGCGCGCGTCCGCttcgtgtccgcgccgacgcaaatcagACCCAAAATTGAGCCGGAAATGGGTTGGCAGACAAACGAAAAGCGGACGCGTgttcgtttgggtcggcgcgttggacCGACTTTTCTGTCAGCGTCAATCCAAATGGACGCGCGCGGACGAAATGCCTCcgcgcgttggagttgctcttaacATGTTATCCTTGGAATCCAATTGCCATTCCATATGTTAGTGCTTTCACCATTACTATTCTCCGGATTAGACCTTGTTTAAGCACTTCTTTCCCTTCGTTACACAACACTCCACACCTGAGAAAGGGTGGCTCCCCACTTCCGCCTCTAACAAATCAGTAGGTGGGAAATAAACAGATTTCAATATACGAGCACCAAGAGAATGTGGGGCTTGGATCATCCTCCATGCCTGTTTTGCGACCATTGCCAATTTATAGATTTGAGCGTCTCTAAAACCAAGTCCTCCCATATATTTTGGCACAGTGAGGTCATCCCATGAAACTCACGCCGTTTTTCTCTTCCCATTCTTACTTCCTCACCAAAACTTCCTCAACATAGTATCAATTTGCTGGCACAAGCCACATGCAAAAATAAAACATGACAT
The sequence above is a segment of the Aegilops tauschii subsp. strangulata cultivar AL8/78 chromosome 6, Aet v6.0, whole genome shotgun sequence genome. Coding sequences within it:
- the LOC109763735 gene encoding uncharacterized protein; translation: MYSADEFFFHNFLSDSDDSSSDDEEMPAAVLVHDHLNRQRPLFWGSIPGHIPALNRNRESSHLLLWKDYLATTNPLFKHQKFRRHFRMARHVFNRIREGVVGYDNYFKCKEDAHGKIGFSSYQKYAAAIRMLAYGVPGDLIDEYVRMSESTCLESMYKFWKAVVAVFGPEYLREPTVADTTCLLAMNASRGFPGMLDSIDYMHWEWKNCPSA